One window from the genome of Paramisgurnus dabryanus chromosome 24, PD_genome_1.1, whole genome shotgun sequence encodes:
- the LOC135741088 gene encoding uncharacterized protein isoform X4, whose product MNFRLSSLILLLHIQGFLTLDNFNVTCNKQNICALRGGDVTVKCFYSNINITTGFWFSQKQRTNWRNKDEPEDLTVDSDYSGRAYQGTTEDKSELTITDLRERDSGEYQLMVIMKDGVKHLSSVTVNLTVTVLQVKMNPGPRGLRVKLSCDSSCPLTSEYYYDWYKNGKYGQNRHGQSIFVPSSGNTDSYSCSKSRSEYSSPVCVSNSSCWRVTYTSTRVCALVGSTVDIHSSYSHPTGDTAEKTSWYYIHSGKLSNLREDHQFAGHVEFVGNTLRIKNASMSDTGRYHFNIFTTTSDQISSYPAVSLTVTGTQVRSSPDPVIDGEKVILSCSTKCTLDNKHTYIWYKNGQQVTDGLRLLNKLYLDSINSEELQEYSCTVRDMLGAS is encoded by the exons ATGAACTTCAGACTCTCATCACTGATCCTGCTGTTACACATTCAAG GGTTCCTAACATTGGATAACTTTAATGTAACCTGTAATAAACAGAATATTTGTGCTCTGAGGGGGGGAGACGTGACAGTGAAGTGCTTTTACTCAAACATCAACATCACAACTGGGTTTTGGTTCAGTCAGAAACAGAGAACAAACTGGAGAAACAAAGATGAACCTGAAGATTTGACTGTAGATTCAGATTACTCAGGACGAGCGTATCAGGGGACCACTGAAGATAAATCAGAGCTCACAATAACAgatctgagagagagagacagtggaGAATATCAGCTCATGGTCATTATGAAGGATGGAGTTAAACATCTCAGCTCAGTCACAGTCAATCTAACAGTCACAG ttttacaggtGAAGATGAATCCTGGACCTAGAGGACTACGAGTAAAACTGAGCTGTGATTCCTCCTGCCCTTTGACATCTGAATATTATTACGACTGGTACAAGAATGGAAAATATGGCCAAAATAGACATGGCCAAAGCATATTTGTGCCATCCAGTGGAAACACTGACAGTTATTCCTGCTCTAAGTCTCGTTCAGAGTACTCTTCACCTGTGT GTGTTTCTAACAGTAGCTGTTGGCGTGTGACTTACACCTCTACAAGAGTTTGTGCTTTAGTGGGATCAACAGTAGATATTCACTCTTCATACTCACATCCCACTGGAGATACAGCAGAGAAAACATCTTGGTATTACATTCATAGTGGGAAACTTAGTAATCTGCGTGAGGATCATCAGTTTGCTGGTCATGTGGAGTTTGTGGGAAACACACTGAGAATAAAAAATGCCAGCATGAGTGACACTGGACGATATCACTTCAACATCTTCACTACCACATCAGATCAAATTTCTAGTTATCCTGCAGTCTCTCTTACTGTTACAG GTACACAGGTGAGAAGCAGTCCAGACCCTGTGATAGATGGAGAAAAAGTGATATTAAGCTGTTCAACCAAATGCACTCTGGATAACAAACATACTTACATCTGGTATAAGAATGGACAACAGGTAACAGATGGATTGAGATTATTAAACAAGCTGTACCTGGACTCAATCAACAGTGAGGAGCTACAAGAGTATTCCTGTACTGTAAGAG atatgcttggagcttcctga
- the LOC135741056 gene encoding solute carrier family 2, facilitated glucose transporter member 9-like isoform X2: MYKVALLSSLGSSLLYGYNLAVVNSPALYIKDFYNQTIVRRYGSGVDEEHLTLFYSITVSIFAIGGLLGSLTVGIQVTKFGRKGTLIRSTVLVFVGGGLMGFSRLCGSPEMIIIGRFITGIHSGISLSVVPMFLGEIAPKNLRGFLGLMPSIFICLGVFIAQVLGLHEILGKEEFWPLFLSLVILPTFIQLVFLPWFPESPRYLLIEKQNIHATITALKWYRAKCNIQAEVEEMQEEQRTLTSVKTVSVLQLFKDSSVRWQLITIIVVNAGMQLSGIDAIWFYTNSIFENAGIPAHQIQYTTVGTGAIEVIAGLIGCFTIERVGRRPLMIGGFSFMCICCAGITFSLQFQTHVSFMHYISVICVVGIIAGFCIGPAGVSLLLTGELFKQSHRPAAYIVGGFLNWISNFTVGFVFPFLQMSAGAFCYLVFCGVCVGVALYVYFVVPETKNKTFVEISQMFALKNRREIEKEPLAFADQLSLKKMNGYGSVVPADLEKSC, encoded by the exons ATGTACAAGG TAGCGCTGCTCTCGTCATTGGGAAGCTCTCTGCTTTATGGTTATAACCTGGCTGTGGTTAATTCTCCTGCGCTA TACATTAAGGACTTTTATAACCAAACCATTGTGAGACGTTATGGGTCAGGAGTGGATGAAGAGCATCTTACGCTTTTCTATTCAATCACTGTGTCTATATTTGCCATTGGAGGCTTGCTGGGCTCTCTCACAGTAGGAATACAGGTTACCAAATTTGGAAG GAAAGGGACGCTGATACGCAGCACAGTTCTGGTGTTTGTAGGTGGAGGGTTGATGGGCTTCAGTCGGTTATGTGGCTCACCAGAAATGATTATTATCGGTCGCTTCATCACAGGAATACATTCAG GGATATCTCTCAGCGTGGTGCCCATGTTTCTTGGAGAAATCGCTCCAAAGAATCTCCGTGGATTCCTGGGACTCATGCCCAGCATTTTCATCTGTTTGGGTGTATTTATTGCTCAGGTTCTGGGGCTTCATGAGATCTTAGGCAAG GAAGAGTTCTGGCCTCTGTTCCTCTCTCTTGTCATATTGCCCACATTCATACAGCTCGTCTTCTTGCCATGGTTCCCAGAGAGTCCAAGATATCTTTTGATAGAAAAGCAGAACATTCATGCCACAATCACAG CATTGAAGTGGTATCGTGCTAAGTGTAACATCCAGGCTGAGGTGGAGGAGATGCAGGAAGAGCAGCGAACTTTGACCTCAGTGAAGACGGTCTCAGTATTACAGCTCTTCAAGGATTCGTCCGTGCGCTGGCAACTTATCACCATCATTGTGGTCAATGCGGGAATGCAGCTGTCGGGAATCGATGCG ATCTGGTTCTACACCAATTCAATCTTTGAGAATGCCGGCATTCCTGCTCATCAGATCCAGTATACAACAGTAGGCACAGGAGCCATAGAAGTCATCGCTGGACTCATAGGT TGCTTCACTATTGAGCGTGTTGGCAGGAGGCCGCTAATGATCGGTGGTTTTAGTTTTATGTGCATTTGCTGTGCTGGAATTACTTTTTCACTTCAGTTTCAG ACTCATGTGTCCTTCATGCATTATATCAGTGTGATCTGTGTGGTTGGGATTATTGCTGGATTCTGTATAGGGCCTG CCGGTGTCTCATTATTGTTGACAGGAGAGCTCTTTAAACAGTCTCATCGACCTGCTGCCTACATTGTAGGAGGATTTCTCAACTGGATATCAAACTTCACTGTGGGCTTTGTATTTCCATTCCTACAG ATGTCAGCTGGTGCTTTCTGTTATCTGGTGTTTTGTGGTGTGTGTGTTGGCGTGGCGCTCTATGTCTACTTCGTTGTCCCTGAGACAAAGAACAAAACTTTTGTGGAGATCAGTCAGATGTTTGCCTTAAAAAATAGGCGTGAAATTGAAAAAGAGCCCCTGGCTTTCGCTGACCAACTCAGTCTTAAAAAGATGAATGGCTATGGAAGTGTTGTGCCTGCAGATCTGGAGAAATCCTGTTGA
- the LOC135741088 gene encoding uncharacterized protein isoform X1: MNFRLSSLILLLHIQGFLTLDNFNVTCNKQNICALRGGDVTVKCFYSNINITTGFWFSQKQRTNWRNKDEPEDLTVDSDYSGRAYQGTTEDKSELTITDLRERDSGEYQLMVIMKDGVKHLSSVTVNLTVTVLQVKMNPGPRGLRVKLSCDSSCPLTSEYYYDWYKNGKYGQNRHGQSIFVPSSGNTDSYSCSKSRSEYSSPVCVSNSSCWRVTYTSTRVCALVGSTVDIHSSYSHPTGDTAEKTSWYYIHSGKLSNLREDHQFAGHVEFVGNTLRIKNASMSDTGRYHFNIFTTTSDQISSYPAVSLTVTGTQVRSSPDPVIDGEKVILSCSTKCTLDNKHTYIWYKNGQQVTDGLRLLNKLYLDSINSEELQEYSCTVRDTMNKTNVTTDRNNKEMDSSMFLPQFLFVGDLWMW; this comes from the exons ATGAACTTCAGACTCTCATCACTGATCCTGCTGTTACACATTCAAG GGTTCCTAACATTGGATAACTTTAATGTAACCTGTAATAAACAGAATATTTGTGCTCTGAGGGGGGGAGACGTGACAGTGAAGTGCTTTTACTCAAACATCAACATCACAACTGGGTTTTGGTTCAGTCAGAAACAGAGAACAAACTGGAGAAACAAAGATGAACCTGAAGATTTGACTGTAGATTCAGATTACTCAGGACGAGCGTATCAGGGGACCACTGAAGATAAATCAGAGCTCACAATAACAgatctgagagagagagacagtggaGAATATCAGCTCATGGTCATTATGAAGGATGGAGTTAAACATCTCAGCTCAGTCACAGTCAATCTAACAGTCACAG ttttacaggtGAAGATGAATCCTGGACCTAGAGGACTACGAGTAAAACTGAGCTGTGATTCCTCCTGCCCTTTGACATCTGAATATTATTACGACTGGTACAAGAATGGAAAATATGGCCAAAATAGACATGGCCAAAGCATATTTGTGCCATCCAGTGGAAACACTGACAGTTATTCCTGCTCTAAGTCTCGTTCAGAGTACTCTTCACCTGTGT GTGTTTCTAACAGTAGCTGTTGGCGTGTGACTTACACCTCTACAAGAGTTTGTGCTTTAGTGGGATCAACAGTAGATATTCACTCTTCATACTCACATCCCACTGGAGATACAGCAGAGAAAACATCTTGGTATTACATTCATAGTGGGAAACTTAGTAATCTGCGTGAGGATCATCAGTTTGCTGGTCATGTGGAGTTTGTGGGAAACACACTGAGAATAAAAAATGCCAGCATGAGTGACACTGGACGATATCACTTCAACATCTTCACTACCACATCAGATCAAATTTCTAGTTATCCTGCAGTCTCTCTTACTGTTACAG GTACACAGGTGAGAAGCAGTCCAGACCCTGTGATAGATGGAGAAAAAGTGATATTAAGCTGTTCAACCAAATGCACTCTGGATAACAAACATACTTACATCTGGTATAAGAATGGACAACAGGTAACAGATGGATTGAGATTATTAAACAAGCTGTACCTGGACTCAATCAACAGTGAGGAGCTACAAGAGTATTCCTGTACTGTAAGAG ATACAATGAATAAAACCAATGTAACAACTGACAGAAACAATAAAGAAATGGACAGTTCAATGTTTCTGCCTCAGTTTCTCTTTGTAGGTGATTTGTGGATGTGGTAA
- the LOC135741056 gene encoding solute carrier family 2, facilitated glucose transporter member 9-like isoform X1, with protein MAEEVLKDPNRTCTRHLTLSLLAVALLSSLGSSLLYGYNLAVVNSPALYIKDFYNQTIVRRYGSGVDEEHLTLFYSITVSIFAIGGLLGSLTVGIQVTKFGRKGTLIRSTVLVFVGGGLMGFSRLCGSPEMIIIGRFITGIHSGISLSVVPMFLGEIAPKNLRGFLGLMPSIFICLGVFIAQVLGLHEILGKEEFWPLFLSLVILPTFIQLVFLPWFPESPRYLLIEKQNIHATITALKWYRAKCNIQAEVEEMQEEQRTLTSVKTVSVLQLFKDSSVRWQLITIIVVNAGMQLSGIDAIWFYTNSIFENAGIPAHQIQYTTVGTGAIEVIAGLIGCFTIERVGRRPLMIGGFSFMCICCAGITFSLQFQTHVSFMHYISVICVVGIIAGFCIGPAGVSLLLTGELFKQSHRPAAYIVGGFLNWISNFTVGFVFPFLQMSAGAFCYLVFCGVCVGVALYVYFVVPETKNKTFVEISQMFALKNRREIEKEPLAFADQLSLKKMNGYGSVVPADLEKSC; from the exons ATGGCAGAGGAGGTTTTGAAAGATCCTAACAGGACATGTACAAGG CATCTTACCTTGTCCCTGTTGGCAGTAGCGCTGCTCTCGTCATTGGGAAGCTCTCTGCTTTATGGTTATAACCTGGCTGTGGTTAATTCTCCTGCGCTA TACATTAAGGACTTTTATAACCAAACCATTGTGAGACGTTATGGGTCAGGAGTGGATGAAGAGCATCTTACGCTTTTCTATTCAATCACTGTGTCTATATTTGCCATTGGAGGCTTGCTGGGCTCTCTCACAGTAGGAATACAGGTTACCAAATTTGGAAG GAAAGGGACGCTGATACGCAGCACAGTTCTGGTGTTTGTAGGTGGAGGGTTGATGGGCTTCAGTCGGTTATGTGGCTCACCAGAAATGATTATTATCGGTCGCTTCATCACAGGAATACATTCAG GGATATCTCTCAGCGTGGTGCCCATGTTTCTTGGAGAAATCGCTCCAAAGAATCTCCGTGGATTCCTGGGACTCATGCCCAGCATTTTCATCTGTTTGGGTGTATTTATTGCTCAGGTTCTGGGGCTTCATGAGATCTTAGGCAAG GAAGAGTTCTGGCCTCTGTTCCTCTCTCTTGTCATATTGCCCACATTCATACAGCTCGTCTTCTTGCCATGGTTCCCAGAGAGTCCAAGATATCTTTTGATAGAAAAGCAGAACATTCATGCCACAATCACAG CATTGAAGTGGTATCGTGCTAAGTGTAACATCCAGGCTGAGGTGGAGGAGATGCAGGAAGAGCAGCGAACTTTGACCTCAGTGAAGACGGTCTCAGTATTACAGCTCTTCAAGGATTCGTCCGTGCGCTGGCAACTTATCACCATCATTGTGGTCAATGCGGGAATGCAGCTGTCGGGAATCGATGCG ATCTGGTTCTACACCAATTCAATCTTTGAGAATGCCGGCATTCCTGCTCATCAGATCCAGTATACAACAGTAGGCACAGGAGCCATAGAAGTCATCGCTGGACTCATAGGT TGCTTCACTATTGAGCGTGTTGGCAGGAGGCCGCTAATGATCGGTGGTTTTAGTTTTATGTGCATTTGCTGTGCTGGAATTACTTTTTCACTTCAGTTTCAG ACTCATGTGTCCTTCATGCATTATATCAGTGTGATCTGTGTGGTTGGGATTATTGCTGGATTCTGTATAGGGCCTG CCGGTGTCTCATTATTGTTGACAGGAGAGCTCTTTAAACAGTCTCATCGACCTGCTGCCTACATTGTAGGAGGATTTCTCAACTGGATATCAAACTTCACTGTGGGCTTTGTATTTCCATTCCTACAG ATGTCAGCTGGTGCTTTCTGTTATCTGGTGTTTTGTGGTGTGTGTGTTGGCGTGGCGCTCTATGTCTACTTCGTTGTCCCTGAGACAAAGAACAAAACTTTTGTGGAGATCAGTCAGATGTTTGCCTTAAAAAATAGGCGTGAAATTGAAAAAGAGCCCCTGGCTTTCGCTGACCAACTCAGTCTTAAAAAGATGAATGGCTATGGAAGTGTTGTGCCTGCAGATCTGGAGAAATCCTGTTGA
- the LOC135741088 gene encoding uncharacterized protein isoform X3 produces the protein MNFRLSSLILLLHIQGFLTLDNFNVTCNKQNICALRGGDVTVKCFYSNINITTGFWFSQKQRTNWRNKDEPEDLTVDSDYSGRAYQGTTEDKSELTITDLRERDSGEYQLMVIMKDGVKHLSSVTVNLTVTVLQVKMNPGPRGLRVKLSCDSSCPLTSEYYYDWYKNGKYGQNRHGQSIFVPSSGNTDSYSCSKSRSEYSSPVCVSNSSCWRVTYTSTRVCALVGSTVDIHSSYSHPTGDTAEKTSWYYIHSGKLSNLREDHQFAGHVEFVGNTLRIKNASMSDTGRYHFNIFTTTSDQISSYPAVSLTVTGTQVRSSPDPVIDGEKVILSCSTKCTLDNKHTYIWYKNGQQVTDGLRLLNKLYLDSINSEELQEYSCTVRDPMDKTNA, from the exons ATGAACTTCAGACTCTCATCACTGATCCTGCTGTTACACATTCAAG GGTTCCTAACATTGGATAACTTTAATGTAACCTGTAATAAACAGAATATTTGTGCTCTGAGGGGGGGAGACGTGACAGTGAAGTGCTTTTACTCAAACATCAACATCACAACTGGGTTTTGGTTCAGTCAGAAACAGAGAACAAACTGGAGAAACAAAGATGAACCTGAAGATTTGACTGTAGATTCAGATTACTCAGGACGAGCGTATCAGGGGACCACTGAAGATAAATCAGAGCTCACAATAACAgatctgagagagagagacagtggaGAATATCAGCTCATGGTCATTATGAAGGATGGAGTTAAACATCTCAGCTCAGTCACAGTCAATCTAACAGTCACAG ttttacaggtGAAGATGAATCCTGGACCTAGAGGACTACGAGTAAAACTGAGCTGTGATTCCTCCTGCCCTTTGACATCTGAATATTATTACGACTGGTACAAGAATGGAAAATATGGCCAAAATAGACATGGCCAAAGCATATTTGTGCCATCCAGTGGAAACACTGACAGTTATTCCTGCTCTAAGTCTCGTTCAGAGTACTCTTCACCTGTGT GTGTTTCTAACAGTAGCTGTTGGCGTGTGACTTACACCTCTACAAGAGTTTGTGCTTTAGTGGGATCAACAGTAGATATTCACTCTTCATACTCACATCCCACTGGAGATACAGCAGAGAAAACATCTTGGTATTACATTCATAGTGGGAAACTTAGTAATCTGCGTGAGGATCATCAGTTTGCTGGTCATGTGGAGTTTGTGGGAAACACACTGAGAATAAAAAATGCCAGCATGAGTGACACTGGACGATATCACTTCAACATCTTCACTACCACATCAGATCAAATTTCTAGTTATCCTGCAGTCTCTCTTACTGTTACAG GTACACAGGTGAGAAGCAGTCCAGACCCTGTGATAGATGGAGAAAAAGTGATATTAAGCTGTTCAACCAAATGCACTCTGGATAACAAACATACTTACATCTGGTATAAGAATGGACAACAGGTAACAGATGGATTGAGATTATTAAACAAGCTGTACCTGGACTCAATCAACAGTGAGGAGCTACAAGAGTATTCCTGTACTGTAAGAG
- the LOC135741088 gene encoding uncharacterized protein isoform X2, giving the protein MNFRLSSLILLLHIQGFLTLDNFNVTCNKQNICALRGGDVTVKCFYSNINITTGFWFSQKQRTNWRNKDEPEDLTVDSDYSGRAYQGTTEDKSELTITDLRERDSGEYQLMVIMKDGVKHLSSVTVNLTVTVLQVKMNPGPRGLRVKLSCDSSCPLTSEYYYDWYKNGKYGQNRHGQSIFVPSSGNTDSYSCSKSRSEYSSPVCVSNSSCWRVTYTSTRVCALVGSTVDIHSSYSHPTGDTAEKTSWYYIHSGKLSNLREDHQFAGHVEFVGNTLRIKNASMSDTGRYHFNIFTTTSDQISSYPAVSLTVTGTQVRSSPDPVIDGEKVILSCSTKCTLDNKHTYIWYKNGQQVTDGLRLLNKLYLDSINSEELQEYSCTVRDPMDKTKA; this is encoded by the exons ATGAACTTCAGACTCTCATCACTGATCCTGCTGTTACACATTCAAG GGTTCCTAACATTGGATAACTTTAATGTAACCTGTAATAAACAGAATATTTGTGCTCTGAGGGGGGGAGACGTGACAGTGAAGTGCTTTTACTCAAACATCAACATCACAACTGGGTTTTGGTTCAGTCAGAAACAGAGAACAAACTGGAGAAACAAAGATGAACCTGAAGATTTGACTGTAGATTCAGATTACTCAGGACGAGCGTATCAGGGGACCACTGAAGATAAATCAGAGCTCACAATAACAgatctgagagagagagacagtggaGAATATCAGCTCATGGTCATTATGAAGGATGGAGTTAAACATCTCAGCTCAGTCACAGTCAATCTAACAGTCACAG ttttacaggtGAAGATGAATCCTGGACCTAGAGGACTACGAGTAAAACTGAGCTGTGATTCCTCCTGCCCTTTGACATCTGAATATTATTACGACTGGTACAAGAATGGAAAATATGGCCAAAATAGACATGGCCAAAGCATATTTGTGCCATCCAGTGGAAACACTGACAGTTATTCCTGCTCTAAGTCTCGTTCAGAGTACTCTTCACCTGTGT GTGTTTCTAACAGTAGCTGTTGGCGTGTGACTTACACCTCTACAAGAGTTTGTGCTTTAGTGGGATCAACAGTAGATATTCACTCTTCATACTCACATCCCACTGGAGATACAGCAGAGAAAACATCTTGGTATTACATTCATAGTGGGAAACTTAGTAATCTGCGTGAGGATCATCAGTTTGCTGGTCATGTGGAGTTTGTGGGAAACACACTGAGAATAAAAAATGCCAGCATGAGTGACACTGGACGATATCACTTCAACATCTTCACTACCACATCAGATCAAATTTCTAGTTATCCTGCAGTCTCTCTTACTGTTACAG GTACACAGGTGAGAAGCAGTCCAGACCCTGTGATAGATGGAGAAAAAGTGATATTAAGCTGTTCAACCAAATGCACTCTGGATAACAAACATACTTACATCTGGTATAAGAATGGACAACAGGTAACAGATGGATTGAGATTATTAAACAAGCTGTACCTGGACTCAATCAACAGTGAGGAGCTACAAGAGTATTCCTGTACTGTAAGAG ATCCAATGGACAAAACAAAAGCTTAA